The region TAGTAACCGATGAAATTTTACCTTTTTGGTCTAAATAATCAATTGCCTGAGCGATTGTGATTAATTCGATTGCTAAAACTTCAAAAGAGTTTTCGATTACTTTAGCAGTCATCACGGCAGCATTTGTTCCCATACTCACAATGTCCTGATTGTCATTGTTGTTTGGAATACTGTGCACATACATTGGGTTAGATAATGTCTGACTTTCTGCAGTTGTTGATGTAGCAACGAACTGAACGCCCTGCATTCCAAAGTTAAATCCTAAAGTTCCTAAGTTTACAAATGGAGGAAGCAATTCGTTAATTTTTGAATTCAATAAATAATTCAATTGACGCTCTGCCAGCATCGTTAATTTAGTGATAACGATTTTCAGTTTATCCATTTCAAGCGAAATATAATCTCCGTGGAAATTTCCTCCGTGGTAAACGTGCTGATTTTTTACGTCGATAATTGGGTTATCGTTTGCAGAGTTAAATTCGTCTTCCAAAATAGAAGCTACATTATTTATAGTTTCTAAAACAGGCCCCAAAATTTGAGGAACGCATCTTAATGAATAATATTCCTGAACTTTTTCTTTGAAGATTTCTTCTGTGTTTTCTCCAGAATATAAATGGTCTTCTCTTTTACGGATTAAAGTACTGTCAGAAAGATTTGTTCTCATTCTTTCCGCCACTTCCTGTTGTCCTTTATGGCGTTTCGTTTGATTTAATTCCTGAGAAAAATGATCGTCATATGCCTGTACCAATTCGTTGATTGCACAAGAAGCTTTTAATGACCAGTCTAATAATTTTTGAGCATAATGAACATTTACAACACCAATTCCTGTCATTACAGAAGTTCCGTTGATCAATGCCAGACCTTCTCTAATTTCTACCTGAATTGGTTTTAATCCTTCGATTTCAAAAACTTCAGCCGTTGCGCGTCTTTCTCCTTTATAAAAAACTTCACCTTCACCAATTAAGACTAAAGCTAAATGTGATAACTGAACTAAATCTCCACTTGCTCCAACACCGCCGTGTTCAAAAATTAAAGGCGTAATATCTCTATTGATTAATTCTGCCATTAAATGAATAACAGAAGGATGAACTCCTGAATTTCCTAAAGAAAGTGTATTTAATCTTGCTAAAATAGCTGCTTTTGCACATTCTGGATTTAAAGGTTTTCCTGTTCCGGAAGAGTGGCTTCTAATTAAATTATACTGTAACTGAATTTGATCAGACTCTTTAATTCTATATTGAGCCATTGGACCAAAGCCAGTATTTACTCCGTAGATTACTTTGTTTCCTGAGAATTCTTTCAGGAAATTAAAACTTTCGTTTACTCGATTTAAGACCACATCGCTTATGGCAACTTTGTTTTTTCCAAAGATTATGGCTTCAAATTCTGCTAAACTTAAATATTCATTTATTGTATTCATCAAATCGATTTTGGTTGCGCTAATTTAATTTTATTTATCAAAATAATTGTAGTTATTTTGATGATGGCAAATGTAGGTTAATTAATGATAATAATTCTAATATGACAAAGGAGTTTGTTGATGTTTTAGTGATTGGTGCAGGACCATCCGGATGTGTTTCGGCATCATATCTTTTTAAAAACAATGTTAAGGTTAAAGTAGTAGAAAAACAAAAGTTCCCGAGACTTGTTGTTGGCGAAAGCCTTATTCCGCGTGTTATGGATCATTTTGCTGAAGCAGAATTGTTTGATGCGCTTGATGCCATGAACTTCGAGAAAAAATTAGGCGCTCGTTTTATTAGAGGAGAAGAAATCTGCAATTTTGATT is a window of Flavobacterium crocinum DNA encoding:
- a CDS encoding HAL/PAL/TAL family ammonia-lyase, whose protein sequence is MNTINEYLSLAEFEAIIFGKNKVAISDVVLNRVNESFNFLKEFSGNKVIYGVNTGFGPMAQYRIKESDQIQLQYNLIRSHSSGTGKPLNPECAKAAILARLNTLSLGNSGVHPSVIHLMAELINRDITPLIFEHGGVGASGDLVQLSHLALVLIGEGEVFYKGERRATAEVFEIEGLKPIQVEIREGLALINGTSVMTGIGVVNVHYAQKLLDWSLKASCAINELVQAYDDHFSQELNQTKRHKGQQEVAERMRTNLSDSTLIRKREDHLYSGENTEEIFKEKVQEYYSLRCVPQILGPVLETINNVASILEDEFNSANDNPIIDVKNQHVYHGGNFHGDYISLEMDKLKIVITKLTMLAERQLNYLLNSKINELLPPFVNLGTLGFNFGMQGVQFVATSTTAESQTLSNPMYVHSIPNNNDNQDIVSMGTNAAVMTAKVIENSFEVLAIELITIAQAIDYLDQKGKISSVTKKWYEDIRNIIPTFKEDQVMYPFVQKVKDYLINS